The following proteins are co-located in the Cutaneotrichosporon cavernicola HIS019 DNA, chromosome: 3 genome:
- a CDS encoding uncharacterized protein (Precursor to secretory protein Ssp120), with translation MIPLPLPLLLLSALAHAHGDHAAAIQSRADDESLSYAERHMAAEHHIESFDEPAFFKLHDLDLDGFWDRDEIAAIYGLRHHSVATPKKKKHDEGFEDRVVSAVLLKLDTDGDGKVSLDEFKTGGMDSLPIIGDFKDLGHHYDEESEYFLHHEELYHSTPETQTDESYNHPEDIAHFRNHEHIEAEEDARERKFEGLAANADLTDEHKAHDPLEEAGHAAGEGPEAYAAAGKGPDVGGGQTWDEQTAEETEGTEGTGTGAQQVLAGQQEGSAKADGYQQARFRDVRAGRKVPPRRLDPDTGHKHRASAEERARADAPYKFKMRGGLRSDEF, from the exons ATGATCCCActccctctcccactcctTCTCTTGTCCGCGTTGGCGCACGCACACGGCGACCACGCTGCCGCGATCCAGTCGCGCGCAGATGACGAGTCCTTGTCCTATGCCGAGCGGCAT ATGGCGGCCGAGCACCACATCGAGTCATTTGACGAGCCAGCGTTCTTCAAGCtccacgacctcgacctcgatggGTTCTGGGACCGCGATGAGATTGCCGCCATCTATGGGCTGCGACACCATTCTGTCGCTACtcccaagaagaagaagcaTGATGAGGGGTTCGAGGACCGCGTCGTTAGTGCCGTTCTCCTCAAGCTTGATACGGACGGGGATG GCAAGGTGTCGCTTGACGAGTTCAAGACTGGCGGCATGGACAGTCTGCCGATTATTGGTGACTTCAAGGACCTTGGCCACCACtatgacgaggagagcgagta cttcctccaccacgaGGAGCTGTACCACTCGACGCCCGAAACCCAGACCGACGAGAGCTACAACCACCCCGAAGACATTGCCCATTTCCGTAATCACGAGCACatcgaggcggaggaggacgcgcgcgagcgcaaaTTCGAGGGCTTGGCTGCAAACGCCGATCTGACTGACGAGCACAAGGCCCACGATCCTCTCGAGGAGGCAGGCCACGCTGCGGGCGAGGGTCCAGAGGCGTACGCTGCCGCGGGCAAGGGGCCGGAcgtgggcggcggccagACTTGGGACGAGCAGACGGCCGAGGAAACAGAGGGGACCGAGGGAACTGGCACTGGCGCTCAGCAGGTCCTGGCAGGCCAGCAAGAGGGctcggccaaggccgacggATACCAGCAGGCCCGGTTCCGTGATGTGCGGGCTGGACGCAAGGTGCCGCCTCGTCGGTTGGATCCGGATACTGGACACAAGCACCGTGCTAGTGCTGAGGAGCGGGCGCGTGCCGACGCACCCTACA AGTTCAAGATGCGCGGCGGACTGCGGTCGGACGAGTTCTAG
- a CDS encoding uncharacterized protein (Dynactin p62 family), with translation MLRIRPFLLPTLPPSPPSPPLTPSTSARNVMQSVATKTTKNPEERVSGAPYFLICAACKWSSKEIGWLFDKPSGLAGQSERQFSQSELVQGEYDSLKDSLEKYIAQSGPPPAAQKPDKEKRQSHQRAPSRHLAQIAASRALGREVPGLPPLKSSGRKARLRREEGDKGGATRDEMPPYVAKGSWRDKGLECGLADVDAMREMEAKHFPPPDAKSVRMPIKVVAFNYLPTVELGRRRRRMAEELNEDATDEELERKRRERRRTRLPPGREEDEPMSAPLLAGEVYSFQMAFTNPLYDPIQIRLAPAHQPKLPVPANHHIFIPTAHFTVGALKDAWAYDEEDEDEGGSDDGLGGVVDGVKGRMGLGAHRHRGRELGVEKRGNVTKVGLEVEVYKEATGPVEFDLEVRFTYRADEGEGSKEGAKAEYKTFTFWSRMCAGEVSDE, from the exons ATGCTCCGCATCCGCCCCTTCCTCCTGCCTAcgcttcctccttctcctccttctccccccTTGACACCCTCTACTTCTGCGAGGAATGTGATGCAATCCGTTGCGACCA AGACCACCAAGAACCCAGAAGAGAGGGTCAGCGGCGCGCCGTACTTCCTCATCTGCGCAGCGTGTAAATGGTCGAGCAAGGAGATTGGGTGGCTGTTCGACAAGCCCTCGGGCCTGGCAG gccAGAGCGAGAGACAATTCTCGCAATCGGAGCTGGTGCAAGGCGAGTATGACAGCCTCAAGGACTCGCTGGAGAAGTACATTGCGCAATCGGGCCCACCGCCCGCGGCGCAGAAGCCTGACAAGGAGAAACGGCAATCACACCAGCGCGCCCCATCACGACACCTCGCACAGATCGCCGCATCGCGCGCTTTAGGCCGTGAGGTTCCTGGACTGCCACCGCTCAAGTCGTCAGGGCGTAAGGCCCGTCTCCgccgcgaggaaggcgacaAGGGCGGGGCGACCCGCGACGAGATGCCGCCATATGTGGCCAAAGGGTCGTGGCGCGACAAGGGCCTGGAGTGCGGCCTTGCGGACGTGGACGCTATGCgagagatggagg caaaGCACTTCCCCCCC CCGGACGCCAAGTCTGTGCGCATGCCAATCAAGGTCGTCGCGTTCAACTACCTCCCAActgtcgagctgggccgacggcgccggcgcATGGCTGAGGAGCTGAACGAGGATGcgacggacgaggagctggagcggAAGCGGCGTGAGAGACGGCGGACACGCCTCCCTCCAGGgcgtgaggaggatgagccCATGTCGGCACCGCTGTTGGCCGGCGAGGTG tacTCGTTCCAGATGGCTTTCACCAACCCGCTCTACGACCCTATCCAGATCCGTTTGGCACCCGCGCACCAGCCCAAGTTGCCTGTGCCCGCGAACCATCACATTTTCATCCCCACTGCTCATTTCACCGTCGgtgcgctcaaggacgcgtGGGCgtacgacgaggaggatgaggacgagggtggGAGCGATGACGGgctgggcggcgtcgtTGATGGTGTCAAGGGTCGTATGGGTCTTGGTGCGCATCGCCACCGTGGTCGCGAATTGGGCGTTGAGAAGCGAGGCAACGTGACCaaggtcggcctcgaggttgaggtgtACAAGGAAGCTACAGGGCCAGTTGAG TTTGACCTGGAAGTGAGGTTTACGTATCGGGccgatgagggcgagggaagTAAGGAGGGGGCTAAGGCTGAGTACAAGACGTTTACATTCTGGTCTCGTATGTGTGCAGGCGAGGTGTCTGACGAGTAG
- a CDS encoding uncharacterized protein (Belongs to the cation transport ATPase (P-type) (TC 3.A.3) family) — MLDRAWTYSPADALAHYGTNPKTGLDDTQVGNNRELYGENVLPEKSPKSLLSLILAQFEDQLVLILLGSAVVSFILALFEDAEQIGGTWLTAFVEPLVILLILIANAAVGVTQETNAETAINALREYSPDEAQVLRDGQVVRVPASSLVPGDVVSVHVGDRIAADCRILSFSSSSFRVDQAMLTGESMSVPKTEAAVKDDAAVKQDQTNMLFAGTTVVNGAAHALVVFTGEKTALGSIHQSISADDEDEKTPLKRKLDDFGDQLAKVISVICLLVWLVNIRHFGDASHRGWLKGAIYYLKIAVALAVAAIPEGLAAVITACLALGTKKMAKRGAIVRNLPSVETLGCTNVICSDKTGTLTTNNMSVARFLTAATETAFAEYNVSGTTYEPVGAVTTLDGRHAERAVLRTAPVDKLVEICALCNDARVAYHADSDSYSAVGEPTEAAMKVLVEKLGGVDERWNQTLADMDPRQRVMAVNQQYEGAIERLLTFEFSRDRKSMSVLTGSNDSISLLVKGAPESVIERCTKVLLPSGEVALTDTLRERLADVLLEYGRRGLRTLALAYVSESDGDVSNYKTDRAEDYVRFEQDMVFVGLVGMLDPPRPEVREAIAKCRMAGIRTIVITGDNKNTAETICRDIGVFGRDEDLTGKSYTGRELDALSHEEKIAAVQRASLFSRTEPNHKQQLVDLLQGLGLVVAMTGDGVNDAPALKKADIGIAMGSGTDVAKLAADMVLATDNFATIERAVEEGRAIYNNTKQFIRYLISSNIGEVVSIFLTVLLDMPEALTPIQLLFVNLVTDGGPAIALGFNPPDSQIMRTRPRGADDPLIGRWLFVRYLIIGIYVGAATVFGYAWWFMFYEGGPQISFYELTHFHKCSELFAHLDCGIFAASSSAARHGATMSLSILVVIEMFNACNSLSENESLLSLPLWANPYLIVAIAVSMVLHFAILYVPFLATLFGVTPLCWEEWKAVIVISAPVILIDEVLKFVTRTCIEPLSEPEPELEPEMEKANGKY; from the exons ATGCTCGACCGCGCGTGGACGTACTCTCCCGCGGACGCTCTCGCGCACTACGGTACAAATCCAAAAACCGGTCTCGACGACACACAAGTTGGCAATAACCGCGAGCTTTACGGCGAGAATG tgcTCCCCGAAAAGTCGCCCAAGTCGCTCTTGTcgctcatcctcgcgcAGTTCGAGGACCAGCTTGtgctcatcctcctcggctcGGCGGTTGTATCTTTCATCTTGGCGCtgttcgaggacgccgagcagATCGGCGGGACATGGTTGACGGCGTTCGTCGAGCCCcttgtcatcctcctcatcctcatcgcgAATGCGGCGGTTGGCGTGACCCAGGAGACAAACGCAGAGACGGCGATCAacgcgctgcgcgagtACTCACCCGACGAGGCACAAGTCCTGCGCGACGGGCAGGTCGTGCGAGTCcccgcgtcgtcgctcgtGCCCGGCGACGTTGTGTCGGtgcacgtcggcgaccGCATCGCTGCCGACTGCCGCATCctctcgttctcgtcgagcagTTTCCGTGTCGACCAAGCGATGCTTACCGGTGAGAGCATGAGTGTCCCCAAGACCGAGGCGGCtgtcaaggacgacgcggcggtcAAACAGGACCAGACGAACATGCTCTTTGCCGGGACGACGGTGGTGAACGGCGCTGcgcacgcgctcgtcgtgTTCACTGGCGAGAAGACCGCACTGGGCTCGATCCACCAGAGCATTAGcgcggatgacgaggacgagaagacACCGCTTAAGCGCAAGCTTGACGACTTTGGGGACCAGCTAGCCAAGGTCATCTCGGTGATCTGTTTGCTTGTTTGGCTGGTCAACATTCGGCACTTTGGTGACGCGAGCCACCGCGGATGGCTCAAGGGCGCGATCTACTATCTCAAGATTGCCGTGGCGCTTGCGGTCGCAGCAATCCCTGAAGGCCTGGCTGCCGTCATCACCGCctgcctcgcgcttggGACCAAGAAGATGGCCAAGCGCGGTGCGATTGTCCGCAACCTTCCCTCTGTCGAGACCCTCGGGTGCACCAACGTCATCTGCTCAGACAAGACGGGGACGCTTACGACCAACAACATGAGCGTCGCGCGCTTCCTCACTGCGGCTACGGAGACAGCGTTCGCCGAGTATAACGTCAGCGGCACGACGTACGAGCCTGTGGGCGCGGTCACGACGCTGGACGGGCGACACGCAGAGAGAGCCGTTCTGCGCACCGCGCcggtcgacaagctcgttGAAATTTGCGCGCTTTGCAACGACGCCCGTGTCGCGTACCACGCTGACTCTGACTCGTACTcggccgtcggcgagcCGACCGAGGCGGCAATGAAGGTACTGGTCGAAAAGCTCGGCGGTGTCGATGAGCGCTGGAATCAGACCCTCGCGGATATGGACCCTCGGCAGCGTGTCATGGCTGTCAACCAGCAATACGAGGGCGCCATTGAGCGCTTGCTCACGTTTGAGTTCTCACGCGACCGCAAGTCGATGAGCGTGCTTACGGGCTCGAACGACTCCATTTCGCTTCTCGTTAAGGGCGCACCCGAGTCTGTCATCGAGCGTTGTACCAAGGTGCTCCTCCCCTCTGGCGAGGTCGCTCTAACCGACAcgctgcgcgagcgtctcgccgacgtgctgCTCGAGTACGGACGACGGGGGCTGCGcaccctcgcgctcgcaTACGTGAGCGAGAGCGATGGCGACGTGTCGAACTACAAGACGGACCGCGCGGAGGACTACGTGCGCTTCGAGCAGGACATGGTCTTCGTCGGCCTTGTAGGTATGCTCGACCCTCCGCGCCCCGAAGTGCGCGAAGCTATTGCCAAGTGCCGCATGGCGGGTATCAGGACAATTGTGATCACGGGCGACAACAAGAACACGGCTGAGACGATCTGCCGCGACATTGGCGTGTTCGGCCGTGACGAGGATCTGACGGGTAAAAGCTACACTGGGCGTGAGCTTGACGCGTTGAGTCacgaggagaagatcgCTGCCGTTCAGCGTGCAAGCCTGTTCTCGCGCACAGAGCCGAACCACAagcagcagctcgtcgacctgctCCAGGGCCTCGGACTCGTGGTGGCCATGACGGGAGACGGTGTGAACGACGCGCCAgcgctcaagaaggcggaCATTGGCATCGCGATGGGCTCTGGcaccgacgtcgccaagctcgctgCTGACATGGTGCTCGCCACGGACAACTTTGCGACGATTGAGCGTGCAGTCGAGGAGGGTCGCGCAATCTACAACAACACCAAGCAGTTCATCCGGTATCTCATCTCGTCGAACATCGGCGAGGTTGTTTCCATCTTCCTCAccgttctcctcgacatgcCCGAGGCGCTCACGCCTATCCAGCTCC TCttcgtcaacctcgtcacGGACGGCGGGCCAGCCATCGCGCTCGGCTTCAACCCACCCGACAGCCAGATCATGCGCACCAGACcacgcggcgcggacgaCCCGCTAATCGGGCGCTGGCTCTTCGTCAGATACCTCATCATCGGTATCTacgtcggcgcggccaCGGTCTTCGGATACGCGTGGTGGTTCATGTTCTACGAGGGTGGTCCACAGATCAGCTTCTACGAACTG ACACACTTCCACAAATGCAGCGAGCTCTTCGCCCACCTCGACTGCGGGATCTTtgcggcctcgagctcggccgcgcgaCACGGCGCGACCATGTCCCTATCGATCCTGGTCGTGATCGAGATGTTCAACGCGTGCAACTCGCTTTCAGAGAACGAGAGCCTGCTCTCGCTGCCGCTCTGGGCGAACCCGTATCTCATCGTCGCGATCGCAGTCAGCATGGTGCTGCACTTTGCGATCCTGTACGTACCCTTCCTGGCGACCTTGTTCGGCGTCACGCCCCTCTGCTGGGAGGAGTGGAAGGCGGTGATCGTGATCTCGGCACCGgtcatcctcatcgacgaggtgctcaagTTTGTAACCCGGACGTGTATCG AACCTCTATcggagccagagccagagctTGAGCCTGAGATGGAAAAGGCAAACGGCAAGTATTAG
- a CDS encoding uncharacterized protein (Ras subfamily of RAS small GTPases): MRCFRVAIMGSGGVGKSAVVLRFMNGEFLDIYDPTIEDSYRRQFDVDGQPCVLDILDTAGTDQYLTFNDLFIRDSQGFVLVFSLTQRDTFEDLRRVRMDIERLKAPGGQHVPMVIVGNKADLDMYRDVMYDEGIKLAAEANDTTQTSTKCSPQSRVRSAQTPC; this comes from the exons ATGCGTTGTTTCCGC GTCGCGATCATGGGTTCTGGAGGGGTGGGTAAATCTGCCGTGGTGCTGCGATTCATGAACGGAGAGTTTTTGGATAT ATATGATCCGACAA tcgAGGACAGCTACCGCCGTCAAttcgacgtcgacggccaACCCTGCGTCCTCGACATTCTTGATACGGCCGGAACCGACCAATACTTGACTTTCAACGACTTGTTTATCCGCGACAGCCAGGGTTTCGTTCTCGTCTTCAGCCTCACGCAGCGGGACACGTTTGAGGATCTCCGACGGGTACGCATGGATATTGAACGGCTCAAGGCGCCGGGAGGGCAGCATGTGCCAATGGTTATTGTTGGGA acaaggccgacctcgaTATGTATCGCGACGTCATGTACGACGAGGGCATCAAGCTAGCCGCCGAGGCAAA CGACACAACACAAACATCGACGAAGTGTTCGCCTCAGTCACGCGTCAGATCCGCTCAAACCCCCTGCTAG
- a CDS encoding uncharacterized protein (Metallo-beta-lactamase superfamily), translating to MASNTNGCPVDNAPADDETLRVHFLGTGTSTALPVGPCLAEVDKPSRDVGLFLDDYNAAPEDKRTPHQWGGYDPSAQWPGSVPCGSCRGAVDPRVKDGWKNRRGNPAVVLRKKRGGEWRNVVVDVGKTFREQSCKLFPRWGIKRIDAVIITHGHADAYNGLDDLREWCGRQGGHIPIYCSALTFETISASFPYLVDKTKASGGGDLPSLHFHILKDDTTPFEVEGITVAPLPVHHGSYFSAAPPAEPSKPGTPINDVGHHGPKPTASKEPFICLGFVFDSRLVYLSDLNSVPDKTWDLINAAVPNKADSVLIMDTLWPWRPHPSHVSFPQAMDITLGIKPKATYLLGMTHPTTHYIWEEVGLSIRDQQRRDPGHQDTALADMLIKRIWESEDMARIAADLKTWGGRVEPAWDGLAIEMGPGRLEQLPIGKDGSAGGWGVDLTASL from the exons ATGGCCTCGAACACAAACGGTTGCCCAGTGGACAACGCCCCCGCTGACGACGAAACTCTCCGCGTACACTTCCTCGGGACTGGCACCTCAACCGCACTCCCTGTCGGGCCATGTCTGGCCGAGGTTGACAAACCATCCCGCGACGTAggcctcttcctcgacgactACAACGCCGCCCCCGAGGACAAGCGCACCCCTCACCAATGGGGAGGGTATGACCCCTCTGCCCAGTGGCCAGGGAGTGTACCGTGTGGCTCGTGCCGCGGGGCCGTCGACCCGCGCGTAAAGGACGGATGGAAGAACCGGCGAGGTAACCCGGCCGTCGTGCTGCGTAAGAAGCGCGGCGGGGAGTGGCgcaacgtcgtcgtcgacgtgggAAAGACATTCCGCGAGCAGAGCTGCAAGCTGTTCCCGAGATGGGGTATCAAGCGCATCGATGCCGTGATCATCACCCACGGGCACGCCGATGCGTATaacggcctcgacgacttGCGTGAATGGTGCGGTCGGCAGGGCGGGCATATCCCAATCTATTGCTCGGCTCTTACGTTTGAGACCATCTCTGCGTCTTTCCCCTACCTCGTTGACAAGACCAaggcgagcggcggcggcgacctgCCGTCGCTCCACTTCCATATCCTCAAGGATGACACTACGCCgttcgaggtcgagggtATTACTGTTGCCCCATTACCTG ttcACCACGGGAGTTACTtctccgccgcgccaccTGCCGAACCCAGCAAGCCCGGTACGCCAATCAACGACGTTGGGCACCATGGCCCCAAGCCCACTGCCAGCAAGGAGCCGTTCATCTGCCTGGGCTTCGTGTTTGACTCGCGCCTGGTCTACCTGTCCGACCTGAACTCGGTACCAGACAAGACGTGGGACCTCATCAACGCTGCCGTGCCGAACAAGGCAGACAGTGTGCTTATCATGGACACTTTGTGGCCATGGCGCCCTCACCCGTCACACGTCTCTTTCCCGCAAGCGATGGACATCACCCTCGGCATCAAACCTAAGGCGACCTACCTCCTGGGTATGACCCACCCCACGACCCATTACATctgggaggaggttgggctCTCGATCCGCGACCAGCAGCGCCGCGACCCCGGGCACCAGGACACGGCGCTGGCCGACATGCTAATCAAACGTATCtgggagagcgaggacatGGCTCGCATTGCTGCCGACTTGAAGACGTGGGGTGGTCGCGTCGAGCCTGCGTGGGACGGACTCGCGATCGAGATGGGGCCGGGACGGTTGGAGCAACTCCCGATTGGCAAGGACGGGAGTGCTGGTGGCTGGGGAGTTGATCTTACGGCGTCACTTTAG